The nucleotide window GGTGATTGAGGTGCTGAATCCTATGCACCGGCTCTGGAGCGACGGGCGCTGGAACAAGCTCACCGTGGCCCACGGCTGCTACTGGAAGCGGTGCTCCTTCTGCGACGTCACGCTCGACTACATTGCCCGCTACGAAACCGCGCCCAGCACCCTGCTGGTCGACCGCATCGAGCAGATTGTGCGCCAAACCGGGCAAACGGGTTTTCACTTCGTGGATGAGGCTGCTCCGCCCCTGGCCCTGCGCGACTTGGCCATCGAGCTGCTGCGGCGGCAGGTGCGGATTACTTGGTGGGGCAACATCCGCTTCGAGAAAACCTTCACCCCTGATTTGTGCCGACTGCTGGCCGCTTCGGGCTGCATTGCCGTGAGTGGAGGGCTGGAAGTGGCTTCTGATAGATTGCTGGCTTTGATGGAAAAAGGCGTGACCATTGCGCAGGTAGCCCGCGTGACGGATGGCTTCACCCAGGCCGGTATTATGGTACACGCCTACCTGATGTACGGCTTCCCCACCGAAACCGCCCAGGAAACGGTAGACTCGCTGGAAGTGGTGCGGCAGCTGTTTGCCGCGGGTATTGTACAGAGCGGCTACTGGCACCGCTTCGCCATGACGGCGCACTCGCCCGTGGGCCGCAACCCGGCCAAGTACCAGGTGCAGCAGATTGGCCCCGAGCCCGGCCCCTTCGCCTGGAACGACCTTTGGCACGACGACCCCACCGGCGCCGACCATGAGTTGTTTGGTCCGGGCCTGGCCAAGGCGCTTTACAACTACCTGCACGGCGTGGCCCTGCACGAGCCGCTGGGTTTCTGGTTTGATTTCAAAGTCCCCAAAACCACGGTACCGCGCCAGCTGGTAGCCCAGGCCCTGCAGGAACATGCCAAACCCGACGCCGCCCGCCCCAACAACCGCCTGTTCTGGCTGGGTAATGCCCCCGAACTGCGCCAGGAACCCGGGCCGAAAGCTGCCCGCGCCATCCTCACCTTCTACGAGCAGGCCGAGGATTTTGAAATAGCCGTACCCGCTGCCGTTGGCTCCTGGCTGCACCAGCTACTCACCCGTCTCACCTCCGACTACGATACCAAAGTTTTACTGAAAGACGCAGCTAGCTCCTACCCTTCCGGTGCCCAGCCCTGGGAGCAGTTTCTGCAGAGCGCAGCCTGGCGGCAGCTGCGGGAAAAAGGCCTGCTGGTGTTGTAGCCGGTGGCGCTAGTTTAGCTGCCGGAGCCACTGCTCCAATCCTTCCCACAAACCGGGTGTGGGCTGCGGCCACTGCCAACGCCCATCGGCGGCCGGGCGACCAGGCAGGTAAAAGCTAGGTCGGGCCAAATCATACACACGCACCTGCACGCCCCGCCGCTGACCTAGGGCCTGCCGCAGCCGGCGGCTGCTTTCGCGCACGCTCAGGGTAGTATCGCGCCCCGCGTAGAAGCCAAAAACTGGAATCCGGGCCCGCCCCAGTGCCCGAAACGGCTGGCTGCCGGCTTCATCCATGACTTCCACGCTTTCGAGCACCACGAAGTTGGCCGAAGCCCGGCGGGCAGCCATTGCCACCTCCGATGCCGTCGGCCCGCGTCCCCAAACCCCTAGTCGGGTGGTATCAGCTTCAGGCCGGCGCCGCAGCCACTGTAGCGCCGCCCCGGTAGCATGGGCTACTACCGAGTCGGTAGGTGCGGCCGGGGGAGGCAGCAGCAGCGTAGCTATGCCCGCCTGGCCCAGGCGCAGCACCTGGTCGAGGTGGGCGGGCGCAGCCGAAGCCCAGGCAACGATTACTGGGTGGCGAGTCAGGGTATCATCCGGCACGTAGAAAGTAGCGGGCTGAGGCTTACTGAGGCCCGGCAGGCGCACCGAATATTCCCGCCACGGGCGTGGCGCTGCGTCGCCGCGGCGCACCAGCACAAACTCGCCGCGCAGACTATCCAGCTGAAGGGTGCCGCGCAGGAAGTCTCCCTCCCGCAGGGCACTGATGGTGAGGTGGCCCGGGAAGCCACCCGCTTGCTCCAGCTGAAGCTGAGGGGCCCGGTAACGCACCGTCCCCAGGGGAACCATGGTGGTCTTTTCGCCCAGGAGCGTCAGTTCAGCCTGCAGCTGCCCGGAAGCCATTTTGCGTAACTCCAGGCCTATGCGTGCACCTGTACCGGGCATATTCACGGCCCCTTCGTAGTGGCCCAAAGGCGGCGGTATGGTATCGGTAGCGGGTTGGTCGGGTGCGGAACAGGCGGCCAGCAATGTCAGGCTGCCAATGACCATCCATCTACGGCCAGCAAGCCACAGACCACGCATACAAACAAAGAATACAGAAGCCACCGGCGGCAAAAGTACGAGGGCGCGGCCGTACCCGTTCACAGGCCCTTGCGCAAAATCAGGTCCTGCTGGATATCGGTGCCTAGCGCAAAGGTGTGCTGCCCGATGGTTTTGAAGCCGAAGCGGCCGTAGAAAGCCAGGGCCCGCGTGTTTTTTTCCCACACTCCCAGCACCACGGCCCGACAGCTCTGCAGGCGGGCTTCCTCAATAGCCCGGCGCATCAGCGAAGCACCCAGGCCGGTGCCAATCCAGTCTTCGCGCACATAAAGCCGCTCGATTTCCAGCTGCTGCACACCCATTTTTTCGGGAGGCAGCCCCAGATCGGAGCCGATGTGCAGTTTGGCATAGCCTACGAGTTCCTGCTCAAAGTATGCCAGCAGGAACGTTATTTCG belongs to Hymenobacter sp. J193 and includes:
- a CDS encoding GNAT family N-acetyltransferase, with the translated sequence MSSPLRIQVAKRTAAVAAQLADLGRQTFHDTFAADNQPEDMATYLAASFSPDIQLAELQQPEITFLLAYFEQELVGYAKLHIGSDLGLPPEKMGVQQLEIERLYVREDWIGTGLGASLMRRAIEEARLQSCRAVVLGVWEKNTRALAFYGRFGFKTIGQHTFALGTDIQQDLILRKGL